A stretch of the Medicago truncatula cultivar Jemalong A17 chromosome 5, MtrunA17r5.0-ANR, whole genome shotgun sequence genome encodes the following:
- the LOC11432620 gene encoding homologous-pairing protein 2 homolog, protein MAPKSDSAEAIVLNFVNEQNRPLNTQNVADALQKFNLKKAAIQKALDSLEKGGKISFKEYGKQKIYVARQDQFEIPNNEELNQMKEKNANLQKQLEEQKKVIGEVEAEIKSLQSNLTMEQICEKEIDLRMQVQELEIKLNKLRGGVTLVRPEERVAVESMLSEKISQWRKRKRMFRDLWDTLTENSPKDPKEFKEELGLEYDEDVGVSLQSCSDLIPQGKKRPRGQ, encoded by the exons ATGGCTCCAAAATCCGATAGCGCTGAAG cAATCGTGTTGAACTTCGTCAAcgag CAAAATAGGCCGCTGAATACGCAAAATGTGGCGGATGCGTTGCAAAAGTTTAATCTGAAGAAAGCGGCGATACAGAAAGCGTTGGATAGTCTTGAAAAAGGCGGGAAGATTTCGTTTAAGGAGTATGGTAAGCAGAAGATATACGTTGCTCGACAAGATCAGTTTGAGATTCCGAATAATGAAGAGCTTAATCAGATGAAGGAAAAGAATGCTAATTTGCAGAAGCAGCTTGAGGAACAGAAGAAGGTTATTGGTGAGGTTGAAGCAG AAATTAAGTCGTTGCAATCAAATTTAACAATGGAGCAGATCTGTGAAAAAGAAATTGACCTTCGAATGCAG GTTCAAGAACTGGAGATCAAGTTGAACAAGTTACGTGGAGGTGTTACTTTGGTGAGGCCAGAAGAACGTGTGGCAGTTGAGAGTATGTTGTCGGAGAAAATAAGTCAGTGGAGGAAGCGTAAAAGAATGTTCAGGGATTTATGGGATACCCTCACTGAGAACTCACCTAAGGATCCCAAAGAATTTAAG GAGGAGCTTGGGCtagaatatgatgaagatgttggtGTGAGTTTGCAGTCATGCAGTGACCTGATACCGCAAGGTAAGAAGCGGCCAAGGGGACAGTGA